The nucleotide window CGGAATGTTTTGGCTGCACTATTGGCCAAAGTAATCGACCCTGTAGAAGCAACTTCCAATAATCCATTAATTACAGTCGCGTTTCCAGCTCCAACGTTGCCCGCATTCTGCGATACCCTAAAAACAGGAATATCAGAAGTATTAGAAGTAGAAAAATAAGTGATGCCGTTAGAACTAAATTGCGAAGCAGTATTCCAATCAAAAATCCCACCGTCGGCATAGACTACTTTCGTATTGGTCGAAGTTCCTGCTAATTTTTGGGCAATATTACTTCCACCTCCTGACGTATAACGCACAATACCACCTGTATTTACAATAACAGTTCCTGTAAAAGTAATATTATCTACATTAGAGCCAGCTACTTCTACTATACCGCCGCTATTAACCGTTAGATCTGTGCCTGCGCCGTTTGCAATCGTAATCGTATTGGCGTTTGCATTCAATGTAAGTGTTCCCTCTACAGAGAGTTGGTCGAATGAAGTTGCTGCGGTAATAGAAATATTATGCCCCGATTGAATGGTAATCGTGTTAGCCGCAGAAGTAGGGGCTAAAGTAGCTGTAATCCAGCTTATACCGTCCGCAGAGCTTTCCCAGTTGCTCGCGGTAGCCCAAGTGCCTGTTTGTCGGCTACGGAAATAGTCGGTTGTATTGCTGTTACAAGCTCCATTTTGTGTAATGGTAAATGCAGCACTGGCCGTACCTGTAACCGCAGGATTAGAGGAAACTACACGTACTTTGTAGCCTGTTCCCGTAAGTGTACCTGCTGGAACACTAATAGTAATGTCTGGTACTGTGTTACTTGTGCTACTCACCGAAGCAGTTGCCAAAGGTGTAGCAAAACTACCCGAAGCATCCGAAAGTTGTGCTGTGTAAGTGTTACCACTCGTAAATGTACCTGTTGACGTTACGCCTGTAACCGTGATATTTTGGACATCCGTACAATTGGCCAATGTTACGTTGCTTGGAGTGCTCGATGCTCCAATACTATTACTTCCTCCACAAAGTACAGCCGTCGAGAGGGAGTTGCGCGGCGAAGGTGTAGCTGTCGAAAAATCTGAAGAGTTATTGTTAGAATCTGTACAGCCATTCGCAGCCCTAAAAATGGCCGTCGTAACACTTGGTGCAGGAGCAACTGCGGTTTCGTAGCTATTGGCAGTACCAAATCCCACAAAATCAATTATTGTAGCACCTCCCACAGGATTTGACCCAGAAAGTGCTGTAGTTGAATTTGTTAATGCTACTTTACCTGTAGTAGCATTTATATTGATGCTAGTGCTGGTAAAATCAGGAGAAGGTAATGCAGCTCCTGTTCCAGCATTTCCCAATTTTATTAAAAAATATCCTCCCGCTGGAATACTTCCAGAAAATGACCCTACTGTCCAACTCGTACCTGTTGCACTTGCATATTGTACTGCCCAGTTGGTAAGCGTGGCGGTTGTTGCGCCAGAATTATGCAGCTCTACATAATCATTTTGATATGTTGCACCACCACTTCCGCCGCCGCCATATACTTGGCTAATCACTACTTGGGCTTGAGTTTGGGCAGAGGCAAGCAAGGCCAACAACCCGAAAAAGATGTTGCGTAATTTTTGTGAGAACATGGATATAAGTTTTAAGTAAAATGCTTTATAAGCATTTTATTGTTAATAATGTTATGAAAATAATAGTATTAAAACAATATTGATTGTATAGAGACAGAAGGCACCAAAAATGGCCGTGAATATAGTAAATAATAATTACTTAATCTTCATGACACATTTTCATAAAACAAAAGTAAACCCTTGCAACAATTAAGCTACAAGGGTTTACTTTTATACTATGAGGTTAGGTAATAGATAAAATTAATGGCGGTAGGCCGTATGTACGGCCTTGGCCAGCACATCAGGGCGTTTTTGGTAGGGCGTAACGGGGCAAACCTCTTTGTCCAGCCCCAAAAGCGTATAAACCGCCAAGCGTGCGGCACGCACCGAATACTCTTCCGTGAAAACCATATCGTCGGCGATTTCGACAAACTGACTAATCATGGCCAAATTCGTAGAACCAACTGGCACAACCGCAGGGCGATCGGCTTTGGCGCGTGGCTGAAACAGCGCATCAATGTAAGGCAACATCACGGGTATAACATTAATTACACTTTCTTTGATTGCTTGCTCATGCTCTTGGAAATGCAAATGCCCAATCAGTTCGGTCAGGATTTCTTCTCCCGTACAGTCTATCATGCGTTTTTTGACAAAATCGCCCACCTTGTCGGGATACAGGCCATAACCCCAAAAAACGGTTGTGTTGCTGCCCTGCGCCTTGAAGTGCGGTTGCGCGGCTACCACAATCGACATACGCCACGAAGAATCTTTGAACGTCATCAATGCGCCGCTACCAGGTTTGTTGCCCGAATATTCCTCCAAAAGTTGTAGCATTTTATCACCCCAAAAAGTAGCCGTAAACGAATACCATTTGGTCTCGTCGGGTTTGCTGAAAAACGGCAACGGATTCCCCAAACGATTTGGCTTTTTGTCGGCTATTTTCTTCCACAACAAAAACGAAGGCGGATTTTCGGGCAAATAATGTGCTGGCGTTTTATAGTCGCCGTTGCTGGTATTATCTGTAATACAGCCATTTGTAAAAAATACTAAATCCGTTTCGGCTACACGAATCACTTCGGTTTGGCCGTCGGCGTTTTGGCATTCTATGCCCGTTACGGTGATGTTGTCGGTGTCGGCAAACTGCAAATCCGTAACCGTTTTGCGCAGCGAATAACCTACCTGATGTTTGTCTAAAAACGATTTGAGCGGCAAAATCACCGATTCATATTGGTTGTACGGCGTGCGGGTTACGCCTTCGAGCGTGTCGATGCGCGAAAACTCCAAAATCATGCGGTGCATATAGCGTTTGAACTCAAACAGACTCGACCATTCTTGCCACGCAAACGTAGTTTGCCACATATACCAAAAATTGGTTGTGAAAAATTGTTCGCCGAACCAGTCGCGAATCGTCATGTTATCGAGCGTATTTTCGTCTGTGAAAAAGAGTTTGAGTAATTGAAGGCGGTCGTCATTACTAAAACCCATGTCGTGCGCGTGCAAAATGTTACTGTCTTTGTCGATGAGTCGGGCTTTGGCGTAAGTCGGGTTGGCGTGGTCGAATGCCAATATTTCATCTTTTACAGAAATATTCGGTATGTCCAGCGACGGAATACGGCTGGTTAAATCCCAAAAATTTTCATAGGTTTCTTCGTTGAGCATACGCCCGCCCCGACAAACAAAACCATCTTGTTTTTTGCCCGAACCGTCGTTGCTGCCGCCCAAAATCGGGAGAGCTTCGATAATGTGAATGTTTTCGCCTTTAAAGCCGCCCTCTTCGAGCAGATACACCGCACCCGCCAAAGAGGCCAAGCCGCCGCCAATAAAGTAGGCTTTTCTATTTTCGTTTGTTGAGCTCATACGCTTTGTGTTGTTTTAGATAATAACAAAGGTACCCGACAGGCTCAAACTAATTGTTTGCCCAAATTCCGTAAAATTTAGCGCAAAGTCGGTTGCTTTTCGCGGTACTGTTGCGGAGAATGCTGGGTGTGTTTTTTGAAAAAACGGCTAAACGTCGCCACCGAACTAAAGTTGAGTTCATAGGCAATGTCCGAAATGTTCAGGTGTTTTTTGTTCAATAAAAAACACGCTTCTTTCAGTAGGGCTTCGTCTATGATTTGGCTGGGCGTTTTGCCTGCGTTTTTGCGTACAATTTCGATGAGATATTTACTTGAAATACAAAGTGTTTCGGCATAAAATAACACGTCTTTGTGGTGGCGTGCCTGCGTTTTGACCAGCTCCACAAACCGAAAATAAAGGTCTTTGGTTGCGCTTTTGGTCTGAAGTTGCTTTTGCGGCGACTGCTGAAATAGTTCTGCCGTTTCCAGCAACAAATAATAAATGATTGTCCGTACGATTTCGTCTTTGTAAACGCTGGTTTCTTGCGTTTTTTGCTCCAGATATTGCAAAAGTTTGAGGCATTTTTCGCTTTCGGTGGCGCGGCTCTCGATGAGGCTATACGAACGATTTTGTAACAAAAAAATATCTTCCAACACCAACGCATTGGGCATTAGGAAGTTTTTGTCAAAAAAAAGCAACTTCATGCGAAAATCTTTGCTGAAAGCCAAAAAATGAATAATCGTGGACGGGGCGGCCACCATCATTCCGTTTTGGCCGATGCTACACAGGCGGTTATCAATTTCTACCTCTATTTGGCCTTGCGAGCAAATGCACAAAGAGTAATAGTCCATGCGAAACGGTGCGGCGGGAAAGTCGGTGAGCTGATTGCCCGTAGAAATATAATAGGGCTGCCGACACTCTACCCCAAAGTAAGAGAGCGTATCTTGTATTCGGTCGAAAGGTTGATTCATTAAAGCAGTGTTTTGAGAAAGCAATTTGTATTTAATTAATTTCTCAAAAGTAATACAGGAATACAAAACCTGCGTTCTGCGGGCTTTATATTCCTGTATTTTGGGTATTAAATTTTGATTAAAAGACTAATAAACAAGTGTTTGAATCGCGTGTGCAGGGATGTTGAGGGTTACACGTTGCGCACCAACTATCAAATTGTATTTTACTTCTTTGTCTGTCTCGTTCATGACCACCGTCGAAACCTGTCCGTTTTTGTTTTGGAACGACACACTTTGCAGGTTGCTGCGGCTCACCGCCGAGCTTACGCGCTTGGCTTCGGGCTGTACGAATTTCGAGAAATGGCCAATGTAATAGTACATCGGTGTATAAATCAACTGGCCAGTTTTGGTGTCGGCGTGAATCGGCGCAAAGCAAAAATTGCCAACGTGGTTAGGACCGCCTTTTTCGTCGAGCAAAATATTCCAGTCTGTCCAACCTACTGTTCCGTTGTTGAAATCGTGCAAAATATTGCGGCCATAATGTTCGCCATTGTCCCAAAGTTGGTAGCCTTCTTGCTTGAAACTTTCCTTGCAACCTTCCGTAAAGAACAGATTTACATTCGGATACGCTTCGTGTACGGCTTTGGTGTTATCGAACATTTCCGTTCCGCCCGACCAAGTTTCGTACCAGTGAAAGCCCATACCCCAAACGTATTTGAACGCGTCGGGGTCAGAGAAAATCACGTCGGCGCGTTGTTTCATCATGTCGCGGTTATGATCCCAAACAATGATTTTTTTGTCCTGAAAGTTTTTGGTAATCGTTGGCCCCAAGTATTTTTTCAAGAAATCGCGTTCGGCTTCTGCCGTAAAAATACACGACTCCCAAGTTTGCGTGGCCATTGGTTCGTTCTGAATCGTCATGGCCCAAACAGGGATTCCTTCTTTCTCGTACGATTGAATGAATTTTACAAAATAATCCGCCCAAGTTTGGTAATATTCGGGAAGGAGCTTTCCGCCGCGCAACATATTGTTGTTGTCTTTCATATAAGCAGGTGGACTCCAAGGGCTTACAAACATTTTCATCGGATTGCTGGCCACCTTGAGAGCTTGCTTAATCATCGGGATACGATATTTTTTATCGTGCGCGATGTTAAAAGTGCTTAGTGTTTTGTCTCCTTCTTTCACGTAAGAATAACTCCCGCTACTAAAATCGCAGCTGTTGATATGGGTACGCATAATGGAATAACCAATGCCTTTTTCGGCATCGTAATAGGCACTTAGCAACTCTTTTTGCTTGTCTGCGGACAGTTTGGCAAAAGTTTCGGCACTGGCATCGGTGATAGCACCGCCAATTCCGACGATATTTTGGAACTGAATCGAGGGTTCCACAAATACAGAAACTTCTGTTTCTAAGGGCTGTTCTGATTTGGTAAAGGCCAAATCTGCCGTTTTACTTAATTTTAAATTGGTGTTTTTGGCAGTAGTATAAACGCTTATTTTTTTACCATCTGCTAAATAATGTGTGTTGGGTTGTGCGCTCAATGTTCCCCATGACAACAGTATCGCTGCTGCTATTGTAGCTTTTGTCATTCTTGATTTTGGTAAATTGGTTTGACATTTTAAGTAATTGATACAATCGGTATTACTTGAGCATGTTTTTTATAGGGCAGCCGCGAGGCATTGAGTACAAGCAGGTTATTGATAACAATGCTTTGCACACCGCCAAGAGCCGCAGCAAATATACAACTTAGGCACTGATTGCCAAATTTTTGGGTTACGCCGCGTTTTATTGGAAATAAATCCTAAAAATTTGATATTTGAACACTTTCTTATGAATGTTATTCTTTATTAAAGCTACCTAATGGCTATTTCTTTAGATAAAACAACTTGCCCTCACTGCGGCAATACGCTTACTTTCAATCCAGAAACGCAAAATTTGGGTTGTGAGTTGTGCAATCAAGTATCTGATATTCAGGAAGAATATGTTGAGAATATAAAATATCATGTTATCCCATTTCAATTGTCAAAAAGACAAGTAGAGAATTTGTTTTATGACTGGCTTGTCAATGACAAAAACACCATTCCTATTGATATTCTCGAAAAAACAACGATTAATTTTATACATGGTCAATATTTGCCTACATGGACATTTCAGGTATTTCATGAAAATGAACTTAAAAAACATCAAGCATTGAGTTATGCTGGGGAAACGCAAAGTATTGAACCTAATGTTTTACGTGTCTTAGATTATATCAACATCAAGCCTGAACTCATTATACCTTACGAAGAAAAATACAGTATGGGTTTTGATATAGCTCCTCTGGTGCAGAACAAAGAAACTGCTTGGCAGAATTATATTAAGTGTCAAGGGGCTATGGGTGTACACCGACGTTTAGAAAGCGAAATGATTTTTTGTTATATGCCTGTTTGGGCAGTAAAATATACTTACGAAAACCAAGAATATGTTGTTTTTATAGATGGCGTTTCTGGAATAGCCAAGAAAGGAATAGCTCCTGTTGACCAACTGGTAATTAACGAAAGAAAAAGGATAAAAAAGGTAAAGATTAGCTTTTATACTTTCGCCCTAAGTTTTTTACTCTTCGCTTGTATGCTTATATCCGAACGTGCCAAAGTTACGAGTGTTA belongs to Flexibacter flexilis DSM 6793 and includes:
- a CDS encoding lamin tail domain-containing protein, whose translation is MFSQKLRNIFFGLLALLASAQTQAQVVISQVYGGGGSGGATYQNDYVELHNSGATTATLTNWAVQYASATGTSWTVGSFSGSIPAGGYFLIKLGNAGTGAALPSPDFTSTSININATTGKVALTNSTTALSGSNPVGGATIIDFVGFGTANSYETAVAPAPSVTTAIFRAANGCTDSNNNSSDFSTATPSPRNSLSTAVLCGGSNSIGASSTPSNVTLANCTDVQNITVTGVTSTGTFTSGNTYTAQLSDASGSFATPLATASVSSTSNTVPDITISVPAGTLTGTGYKVRVVSSNPAVTGTASAAFTITQNGACNSNTTDYFRSRQTGTWATASNWESSADGISWITATLAPTSAANTITIQSGHNISITAATSFDQLSVEGTLTLNANANTITIANGAGTDLTVNSGGIVEVAGSNVDNITFTGTVIVNTGGIVRYTSGGGSNIAQKLAGTSTNTKVVYADGGIFDWNTASQFSSNGITYFSTSNTSDIPVFRVSQNAGNVGAGNATVINGLLEVASTGSITLANSAAKTFRNGINNAGTLTQATSSGALLITGTTAYLTGTGTINLATAGMNSTATTLTLGANKTINNNGVTSNFTVSSGTFEMGTYGLAGDANFTLGAGATLKTAHANGIGAVAMTGTNTFTAGASYEFNGTSLQTINNPTGISAANFTVNNSAGAKLSNSITVANSALLTAGSLDLNSYNLDLSTTGLLSENRASNYLVVDNTSGLSQSNKGGYVRASSRSTDGTLTEVAGLGISLTDAGTVSIDRYHYAPTGSINKVYEITGTPSNSTMKIEFATTELGSLSASSNLHLYRYDGLSMWEDKGGVWTDAAVDYVTLTGVTAFSPWTVGDQSLLPVTLSRFSALRKNTDLIQLTWATASETHNKGFGIEQSFDGNIFQHIGFVEGAGNSRQTKEYSYTLRNSQAAYYRLRQTDNDGKISYTATRWVSGTKEPVNIYPNPAKGLFTFQVGNADANTEAHITNTLGQIVWQGVSGQIEASHWPKGVYFLHFNHQGEARTEKIIIE
- a CDS encoding oleate hydratase; translated protein: MSSTNENRKAYFIGGGLASLAGAVYLLEEGGFKGENIHIIEALPILGGSNDGSGKKQDGFVCRGGRMLNEETYENFWDLTSRIPSLDIPNISVKDEILAFDHANPTYAKARLIDKDSNILHAHDMGFSNDDRLQLLKLFFTDENTLDNMTIRDWFGEQFFTTNFWYMWQTTFAWQEWSSLFEFKRYMHRMILEFSRIDTLEGVTRTPYNQYESVILPLKSFLDKHQVGYSLRKTVTDLQFADTDNITVTGIECQNADGQTEVIRVAETDLVFFTNGCITDNTSNGDYKTPAHYLPENPPSFLLWKKIADKKPNRLGNPLPFFSKPDETKWYSFTATFWGDKMLQLLEEYSGNKPGSGALMTFKDSSWRMSIVVAAQPHFKAQGSNTTVFWGYGLYPDKVGDFVKKRMIDCTGEEILTELIGHLHFQEHEQAIKESVINVIPVMLPYIDALFQPRAKADRPAVVPVGSTNLAMISQFVEIADDMVFTEEYSVRAARLAVYTLLGLDKEVCPVTPYQKRPDVLAKAVHTAYRH
- a CDS encoding helix-turn-helix domain-containing protein, whose translation is MNQPFDRIQDTLSYFGVECRQPYYISTGNQLTDFPAAPFRMDYYSLCICSQGQIEVEIDNRLCSIGQNGMMVAAPSTIIHFLAFSKDFRMKLLFFDKNFLMPNALVLEDIFLLQNRSYSLIESRATESEKCLKLLQYLEQKTQETSVYKDEIVRTIIYYLLLETAELFQQSPQKQLQTKSATKDLYFRFVELVKTQARHHKDVLFYAETLCISSKYLIEIVRKNAGKTPSQIIDEALLKEACFLLNKKHLNISDIAYELNFSSVATFSRFFKKHTQHSPQQYREKQPTLR
- a CDS encoding glycoside hydrolase family 30 protein; the protein is MTKATIAAAILLSWGTLSAQPNTHYLADGKKISVYTTAKNTNLKLSKTADLAFTKSEQPLETEVSVFVEPSIQFQNIVGIGGAITDASAETFAKLSADKQKELLSAYYDAEKGIGYSIMRTHINSCDFSSGSYSYVKEGDKTLSTFNIAHDKKYRIPMIKQALKVASNPMKMFVSPWSPPAYMKDNNNMLRGGKLLPEYYQTWADYFVKFIQSYEKEGIPVWAMTIQNEPMATQTWESCIFTAEAERDFLKKYLGPTITKNFQDKKIIVWDHNRDMMKQRADVIFSDPDAFKYVWGMGFHWYETWSGGTEMFDNTKAVHEAYPNVNLFFTEGCKESFKQEGYQLWDNGEHYGRNILHDFNNGTVGWTDWNILLDEKGGPNHVGNFCFAPIHADTKTGQLIYTPMYYYIGHFSKFVQPEAKRVSSAVSRSNLQSVSFQNKNGQVSTVVMNETDKEVKYNLIVGAQRVTLNIPAHAIQTLVY